One part of the uncultured Celeribacter sp. genome encodes these proteins:
- a CDS encoding gamma-glutamylcyclotransferase produces MTADQTPDAARIAQGFWVFGYGSLMWNPEFQFTERLPAVLSDYARSFCMWSIHHRGSPEAPGLVLALDAEVGTQCHGLAFHVEGDTAAQTLADLRERELVSSAYLEREVTLALSDGRRVPALAYIVDPMHVQYTGALSLERQAEVIASAHGGRGPNSDYLFNTARHLAELGMEDMELSTLAEMVRHRL; encoded by the coding sequence ATGACAGCAGATCAAACTCCGGACGCCGCGCGCATCGCGCAGGGCTTTTGGGTGTTCGGTTACGGGTCGCTGATGTGGAACCCGGAATTCCAATTTACCGAACGGCTGCCGGCGGTGCTGTCGGATTATGCGCGATCTTTCTGCATGTGGTCGATTCACCATCGCGGCAGCCCCGAGGCGCCGGGGCTGGTTCTGGCGCTCGATGCAGAGGTGGGCACGCAATGTCATGGGCTGGCGTTCCATGTCGAAGGTGACACGGCGGCGCAAACGCTGGCTGATCTGCGCGAACGCGAACTTGTGTCTTCGGCCTATCTGGAGCGTGAGGTCACGCTCGCGCTTTCGGATGGGCGTCGGGTGCCCGCTTTGGCCTATATCGTCGACCCAATGCATGTGCAGTACACCGGCGCGCTGTCACTGGAGCGGCAGGCAGAGGTGATTGCCAGCGCCCATGGCGGGCGCGGACCGAACAGCGATTATCTGTTCAATACCGCGCGCCATCTGGCGGAGCTGGGGATGGAAGATATGGAGTTGAGCACCCTGGCCGAGATGGTGCGTCACCGGCTTTGA
- a CDS encoding DUF2125 domain-containing protein produces the protein MRKVFWLVAVLALLYCGYWVLGAKGTEKGIAAWIRARSAEGWQAEVSDISTGGFPLRFDTTLSHPQFADPRSGVALSTSQIDILSQSFRPTRFTARFAPEALLSTPYEKLTITQDLAEAQLFVDPGPRLTLDHASVQLDGLKIVSTNEWSVALDHAQFNTQRSDDDPLEHDITFIAEGFAPSQNMARLLQDQDGLSDTFETLDMDMTARFDAPWDIRALAGPRPQPTHITLRTFSAQWGALTLRLAGDFVVDAEGYPTGTLAVKAENWREMIAVARSVGTIPQDMASIAERAGGILAGLSGRKDTIDAELTVKNGTISLGILPLGPAPRLRIR, from the coding sequence ATGCGCAAAGTTTTTTGGCTCGTGGCGGTGCTCGCCCTGCTCTATTGCGGCTATTGGGTTCTGGGCGCGAAAGGCACCGAAAAAGGCATCGCCGCCTGGATCCGCGCGCGCAGCGCCGAAGGCTGGCAGGCCGAAGTGAGCGACATCAGTACCGGCGGGTTCCCGCTGCGCTTTGACACGACGTTGAGCCATCCGCAATTTGCCGATCCGCGCTCCGGCGTCGCACTGAGCACCTCGCAGATCGACATCCTGAGTCAGAGCTTTCGCCCGACGCGCTTCACCGCACGGTTTGCCCCCGAGGCGCTGCTCTCGACCCCCTATGAAAAGCTGACGATCACTCAGGATCTCGCCGAGGCGCAGCTGTTTGTCGATCCAGGGCCACGGCTGACGCTGGATCATGCTTCGGTTCAACTCGACGGGCTGAAGATCGTCTCAACCAATGAGTGGAGCGTCGCGCTCGATCACGCCCAGTTCAACACGCAACGCTCGGATGACGATCCACTGGAGCATGATATCACCTTCATCGCAGAAGGGTTCGCGCCGTCGCAAAACATGGCCCGTCTTTTGCAGGATCAAGACGGCCTGTCCGACACTTTTGAAACGCTGGATATGGACATGACCGCGCGATTTGACGCGCCATGGGACATTCGCGCTCTGGCCGGCCCCCGGCCCCAGCCCACACATATCACGCTCCGGACCTTTTCAGCCCAATGGGGGGCGCTGACCTTGCGCCTTGCGGGGGATTTCGTGGTCGATGCCGAAGGCTATCCCACAGGAACACTGGCGGTCAAAGCCGAAAACTGGCGCGAAATGATCGCGGTTGCGCGCTCGGTCGGGACGATCCCGCAGGATATGGCCTCTATCGCCGAACGCGCCGGCGGCATTCTGGCTGGCCTGTCGGGTCGCAAGGACACGATCGATGCAGAGCTGACCGTCAAAAACGGCACGATTTCTCTGGGCATCCTGCCGCTTGGCCCCGCTCCACGCCTGCGCATCCGCTGA
- a CDS encoding extensin family protein, whose translation MKHGRHILWSVLALLACSEAALAEGLTRPVPELRPAVSSTRSPVVSAAATGLGQARPELRPGRTVEREPSGTVESMTRQAGLGRSPRPVFRPAFRSATARARATAVAQPAPKATYGRQGSVCGVAAIHGRTVSAISGPGAGCGIAQPVQVTQVSGVTLSTPAVVDCTTARTLNTWVSDKAEPLIGRLGGGIAQLQIAASYACRPRNNQNGAKLSEHAKGHAVDISAFVLKNGVRLSVLNDWNKPVEGKLLRQLHRSACGPFGTVLGPESDRHHKDHFHFDTARYRAGSYCR comes from the coding sequence ATGAAACACGGCCGCCATATCCTTTGGTCTGTTCTGGCTCTGCTGGCCTGTTCCGAGGCCGCTTTGGCCGAGGGGCTGACACGGCCTGTACCAGAGTTACGGCCCGCAGTGAGCAGCACACGGAGCCCGGTGGTCTCTGCTGCAGCAACAGGGCTTGGTCAAGCGCGCCCTGAATTGCGCCCCGGCCGGACTGTCGAACGTGAACCGTCAGGAACTGTTGAAAGCATGACGCGACAGGCCGGATTGGGGCGTTCCCCGCGCCCCGTCTTTCGCCCAGCCTTTCGTTCGGCCACCGCGCGTGCCCGTGCCACCGCTGTGGCGCAGCCCGCGCCGAAAGCCACCTATGGTCGGCAAGGATCTGTTTGCGGTGTCGCCGCCATTCACGGTCGCACGGTCAGCGCAATTTCGGGTCCCGGGGCGGGATGCGGCATCGCTCAGCCGGTTCAGGTCACGCAGGTTTCCGGGGTGACGCTGTCCACGCCCGCCGTCGTAGATTGCACCACAGCCAGAACGCTCAACACATGGGTCAGTGACAAGGCGGAGCCCCTGATCGGGCGGCTCGGCGGCGGGATCGCGCAATTGCAGATTGCGGCCAGCTATGCCTGTCGTCCACGGAACAATCAAAACGGCGCGAAGCTGTCCGAACATGCCAAGGGTCACGCCGTGGATATTTCCGCTTTCGTGCTGAAGAATGGCGTGCGCCTGTCGGTGCTGAACGATTGGAACAAACCGGTCGAGGGCAAGTTGCTGCGGCAGTTGCACCGCTCGGCCTGTGGCCCCTTCGGCACGGTTCTGGGACCAGAGTCGGATCGGCATCACAAAGACCATTTCCATTTTGACACGGCACGCTATCGGGCGGGCAGTTATTGCCGCTGA
- a CDS encoding prephenate/arogenate dehydrogenase family protein, whose amino-acid sequence MSDEAGPVIYNRVALIGLGLIAGSMSLAMRRAGVAGHITGYARSQATRDTAREIDLVDEVCDTAAEAVKDADLIVLAVPVGAMAAVMQDIEATLKPGAVVTDVGSVKKSVLEAVLPHIPAGVEFIGTHPMAGTEHSGPRSGFAELFDNRWCLIVPPEGASEVEVERLERFWEALGADTERMDPDHHDVVCAVVSHVPHLIAYTMVGVADDLRRVTDQEVIKFSAAGFRDFTRIAASDPTMWRDVFLTNKDAALEILGRFTEELFALQRAIRTGDGDHLHDYFTRTRAIRRGIIEAGQDTDAPDFGRVKKGE is encoded by the coding sequence ATGAGCGATGAAGCGGGGCCCGTGATCTACAACCGTGTCGCGTTGATCGGTCTGGGTCTGATCGCAGGATCGATGTCTCTGGCCATGCGCCGGGCCGGAGTGGCCGGGCATATCACCGGCTATGCACGTTCGCAGGCAACCCGCGATACCGCGCGCGAAATCGATCTGGTCGACGAGGTCTGCGACACCGCCGCCGAGGCCGTGAAGGATGCCGACCTGATTGTTCTGGCTGTGCCCGTGGGCGCCATGGCGGCGGTGATGCAGGACATCGAAGCCACGCTCAAGCCCGGGGCTGTGGTCACGGATGTGGGCTCGGTCAAGAAATCGGTTCTGGAGGCGGTTTTGCCGCATATTCCGGCGGGCGTGGAATTCATCGGCACCCACCCGATGGCCGGAACCGAACATTCCGGCCCGCGCTCCGGCTTTGCGGAACTGTTCGACAACCGCTGGTGCCTGATCGTGCCGCCGGAAGGCGCGTCCGAGGTCGAAGTCGAGCGACTGGAAAGGTTCTGGGAAGCGCTTGGCGCGGATACCGAACGGATGGACCCGGATCACCACGATGTCGTCTGCGCGGTCGTCAGCCATGTGCCGCACCTGATCGCTTATACCATGGTGGGGGTCGCCGATGACCTGCGCCGGGTGACGGATCAGGAAGTGATCAAGTTTTCGGCCGCAGGGTTTCGGGATTTTACCCGGATTGCGGCCTCTGACCCGACCATGTGGCGCGATGTGTTCCTGACCAATAAGGACGCCGCGCTGGAAATTCTGGGCCGGTTCACCGAAGAGCTCTTTGCGCTTCAGCGAGCCATACGCACCGGCGACGGCGATCATCTGCACGACTATTTCACCCGGACCCGTGCGATCCGGCGCGGCATCATTGAGGCCGGGCAGGACACGGATGCTCCGGATTTCGGGCGTGTCAAAAAGGGCGAATGA
- the hisC gene encoding histidinol-phosphate transaminase, giving the protein MTRLIEPQPGILDIALYQGGASHVAGVENVIKLSSNENPFGAPESAKTAFAKAAHNLHRYPNTDHASLRKAIADVHGLDPDRIVCGVGSDEIITFLCQAYAGVGDEVIYTEHGFSMYRISAQAVGATPVCVPERERVVDVDAILDACGERTKLVFIANPANPTGTMIGQREVARLAAGLPPQAILVLDGAYAEFVEAFDGGAALVEANDNVVMTRTFSKIYGLGGVRVGWGYGPQDIMDVLNRVRGPFNLSEPQLAAAEAAVKDRDWVEKCREDNTRLRAWLAEALMELGVPSDTSCANFILARFTDQAEAEACDSFLKENGIIVRRVAGYGLPNCLRITVGDEASCRRVAHVIGQFREQKK; this is encoded by the coding sequence ATGACCCGTTTGATCGAACCCCAGCCCGGTATTCTTGACATCGCATTGTATCAGGGCGGCGCCAGCCATGTGGCCGGTGTGGAGAACGTGATCAAGCTCTCCTCGAACGAAAATCCATTCGGCGCGCCCGAGAGCGCCAAGACCGCGTTTGCCAAGGCCGCTCACAATCTGCATCGCTATCCCAACACGGATCACGCCAGCCTGCGCAAAGCGATCGCAGATGTGCACGGTCTGGATCCCGACCGCATCGTCTGCGGTGTCGGCTCGGATGAGATCATCACCTTCCTCTGTCAGGCCTATGCCGGCGTGGGGGATGAGGTGATCTACACCGAGCACGGGTTCTCCATGTACCGCATTTCGGCTCAGGCGGTCGGGGCAACCCCAGTCTGCGTGCCGGAACGGGAGCGCGTGGTCGATGTTGATGCCATTCTGGATGCCTGCGGGGAACGCACCAAACTGGTGTTCATCGCCAACCCCGCGAACCCGACGGGTACGATGATTGGCCAGCGTGAAGTGGCCCGGCTCGCCGCAGGGCTGCCGCCGCAGGCCATTCTGGTGCTGGACGGGGCCTATGCCGAATTCGTTGAGGCCTTCGATGGCGGCGCAGCGCTTGTCGAAGCCAACGACAATGTCGTGATGACGCGGACCTTTTCGAAAATCTACGGTCTGGGCGGGGTGCGCGTGGGTTGGGGCTATGGTCCTCAGGACATCATGGATGTGCTCAATCGTGTGCGCGGTCCTTTCAACCTGTCCGAGCCGCAGCTCGCCGCCGCAGAGGCCGCGGTCAAGGATCGTGACTGGGTCGAGAAATGCCGCGAAGACAACACCCGGCTGCGCGCCTGGCTGGCCGAGGCGCTGATGGAGTTGGGGGTGCCTTCTGACACCTCCTGCGCGAATTTTATTCTGGCTCGGTTTACCGATCAGGCCGAGGCGGAAGCCTGTGACAGTTTCCTCAAGGAAAACGGCATCATCGTGCGCCGTGTGGCGGGTTATGGTCTGCCGAACTGCCTGCGGATCACCGTCGGCGACGAGGCGTCCTGTCGCCGTGTTGCCCATGTAATCGGTCAGTTCCGGGAGCAAAAGAAATGA
- the rpsD gene encoding 30S ribosomal protein S4 → MTKRTSAKYKIDRRMGENIWGRPKSPVNRREYGPGQHGQRRKGKLSDFGLQLRAKQKLKGHYGDLTEKQFRRIFSDAERMKGDTGENLIGLLESRLDAVVYRAKFVATVFAARQFVNHGHVLVNGQRVNIPSYRVKEGDVIEVRDKSKQLAVVLEATQLAERDVPDYIEADHSKMTATFVRTPGLSDVPFAVQMEPNLVIEFYAQN, encoded by the coding sequence GTGACCAAACGCACGTCTGCCAAGTATAAAATCGACCGCCGCATGGGTGAAAACATCTGGGGTCGTCCGAAATCCCCGGTCAACCGTCGTGAATATGGCCCCGGCCAGCACGGTCAGCGCCGCAAGGGCAAGCTGTCCGACTTCGGTCTGCAGCTGCGCGCCAAGCAAAAGCTGAAAGGCCACTACGGTGACCTCACCGAGAAGCAATTCCGCCGCATCTTCTCCGATGCAGAGCGTATGAAGGGCGACACCGGTGAAAATCTGATCGGTCTGCTCGAGTCCCGTCTCGACGCTGTTGTCTACCGCGCGAAATTCGTGGCCACCGTGTTTGCGGCCCGTCAGTTCGTGAACCACGGTCACGTTCTGGTCAACGGCCAGCGTGTGAACATCCCCTCCTACCGCGTGAAAGAGGGTGACGTGATCGAAGTGCGTGACAAGTCCAAGCAACTGGCTGTCGTTCTGGAAGCCACCCAGTTGGCGGAGCGCGATGTGCCCGATTATATCGAAGCCGATCACTCCAAAATGACCGCAACCTTCGTGCGCACCCCGGGCCTCTCTGATGTGCCCTTCGCTGTGCAGATGGAACCGAACCTCGTCATCGAATTCTACGCTCAGAACTAA
- a CDS encoding aminoacyl-tRNA deacylase has protein sequence MSTATPATRFLDRAKVSYAILEYDYVAGQDKIGLHAAEAVGRAPEEVLKTLMVEVDGAPACAVIPSHRSLSMKRVAAAFGSKSAKMMEPQKAERLTGFHTGGISPFGQKKRAPVAFDVTGTTPESVVINGGKRGMMVVLAPADALAALGARAEVLCAD, from the coding sequence ATGAGCACTGCAACTCCTGCCACGCGGTTTCTGGATCGGGCCAAGGTGTCCTATGCGATTCTCGAATATGACTATGTCGCGGGTCAGGACAAAATCGGACTTCATGCCGCCGAGGCCGTCGGACGCGCGCCCGAAGAGGTGCTCAAGACCCTGATGGTCGAAGTGGACGGCGCGCCCGCCTGTGCCGTGATTCCGTCGCACCGGAGTCTGTCGATGAAACGTGTGGCTGCTGCCTTTGGGAGCAAATCCGCTAAGATGATGGAGCCGCAGAAGGCAGAGCGTCTGACCGGATTTCACACCGGCGGCATCAGCCCTTTCGGACAGAAGAAACGTGCACCCGTCGCGTTTGATGTCACTGGGACCACTCCCGAGAGTGTCGTGATCAACGGGGGAAAGCGCGGGATGATGGTGGTGCTGGCGCCAGCAGATGCGTTGGCGGCGCTCGGGGCACGGGCCGAGGTGCTTTGTGCCGACTGA
- a CDS encoding DUF1127 domain-containing protein yields MATLTHSMTPTVSSSSKGFGASFFAKLAEKRRMKATINALEALTDHELRDIGLTRGDISEAAHNGRKAA; encoded by the coding sequence ATGGCGACCCTGACCCACTCCATGACCCCGACCGTTTCGTCGAGCTCCAAAGGCTTCGGCGCAAGCTTCTTTGCCAAACTGGCCGAAAAGCGCCGCATGAAAGCGACGATTAACGCGCTCGAAGCCCTGACCGACCACGAACTGCGCGACATCGGCCTGACCCGCGGTGACATTTCCGAGGCTGCACACAACGGTCGCAAAGCCGCCTGA
- a CDS encoding ChuX/HutX family heme-like substrate-binding protein, translated as MNKPLSAADIRAAKAEHANKRDRELADMLGISEAELVAAHVGASDTMSVTRIAHDPDTVMPLMTSLGEVMALTRNASCVHERVGTFETYKSGPHAAMVLGKEIDTRIFPKHWAFGFAIENPTEKGLRRTLQFFDTAGDAVQKIFLRDTSNHDAWQPLLDVITLDDQSNEIEVAPRQPTEAPKLNPEKL; from the coding sequence ATGAACAAACCTCTCTCCGCCGCCGATATCCGCGCCGCCAAAGCCGAACACGCCAACAAACGCGACCGCGAGCTGGCGGATATGCTGGGCATTTCCGAAGCCGAGCTGGTTGCCGCGCATGTCGGCGCCTCAGACACCATGTCCGTCACGCGTATCGCACATGACCCCGACACCGTCATGCCCTTGATGACCTCTCTGGGCGAAGTCATGGCACTGACCCGCAATGCCTCCTGTGTCCATGAGCGGGTCGGCACCTTTGAGACCTATAAATCAGGCCCACATGCGGCCATGGTTCTAGGCAAGGAAATCGACACCCGCATTTTTCCGAAACACTGGGCCTTCGGCTTTGCCATTGAGAACCCCACCGAAAAGGGCCTGCGCCGGACGCTTCAGTTCTTCGATACGGCAGGTGACGCGGTGCAGAAGATTTTTCTGCGCGACACGTCCAACCATGACGCCTGGCAGCCGTTGCTGGATGTCATCACGCTCGACGATCAATCTAACGAGATCGAGGTGGCACCACGCCAGCCGACCGAAGCCCCCAAACTCAACCCGGAAAAGCTGTAG
- a CDS encoding sialate O-acetylesterase yields the protein MANGVKSTNIGQVALSDEILVHRDGTTGRQKTTSLGAQLVGSGPLKEALDGLVLELGPIYATVAAGLAAVDPGGQFRAASAEHTTAYDIYVKDGGAAVLVASVPSSSALSSMYGEVDAAMAAVNLVDAALASIRVPEDVVVGLNDVNVTATNATAQITAVALDYAIPKDTTVTEFRAKLGASATVRVAVMSENDGIFTVVDEVSVSGDAGVNSWKIDLSAAEGQYLGAIYPTGTCGFAAPTAASLSWFPGTLVGDSFTAGSARSEMLLMGFTTTRYGVSVNGQTITQVVETITAPDAEAIVAKSPSISGVLAGITQTTSAVFGASSEEIASGGGGATLNGSTLYRIPDVAYEAGGVLVSADVDMVHDATVTFYTYTRSGDDFAVHSTVDVALATGNNIGVAIGLEIPAGGYIGVWCNGVDRSGGQWETGVYVSSSSEFVSASAQTEGDKALVRFYTINKSRRDFGGIVDDVLFMGAHSKRLSDIIASGGVGYFGGAGQSNMEGAETAITTRALYGGLTFADENTTLVAAAAPAAGALESPVLGGVQALREFCMDAGLPAYSVERPAPFIAGRAATGSTAIADMSKGTTLYTNNLAQLQAAIDYADSLSRPLAHFGQAFFQGERDTTVGTDMAEYKAALMALAADYDTDSRAITKATIPALTFFVQVTSAVTYGVDGFLLAETQRDAHKASDLLCAVCPEYHLAFADDRHLTAAGSRLAGAYLAQAMSRYALNGCPPEPLRCVDTVLNGSDIQLYYSYRGLVLDTVGVPEQTQFGFRVFDDLGAEVGCTVSVSGNVLSLTPATAPASGWSWTYGDVVDAALSPYTGGVGNLRTDRHSFEFDGQTNYHWALLDSGEVA from the coding sequence ATGGCAAATGGTGTGAAATCGACCAATATCGGACAAGTCGCTCTCAGTGATGAGATCCTAGTCCATCGCGACGGGACAACTGGACGTCAAAAGACGACCTCGCTCGGTGCGCAGCTCGTCGGGTCAGGCCCGCTCAAAGAAGCTCTGGACGGCCTCGTCCTGGAGCTGGGGCCGATCTACGCGACCGTCGCGGCCGGACTGGCTGCGGTCGATCCCGGCGGGCAGTTCCGCGCCGCCAGTGCAGAGCACACCACCGCCTATGACATTTACGTCAAAGATGGCGGTGCTGCCGTGCTTGTGGCCTCGGTGCCGTCCTCCTCTGCCCTGTCCTCGATGTATGGTGAGGTGGATGCGGCTATGGCAGCCGTCAATCTTGTCGACGCCGCTCTTGCAAGCATTCGAGTGCCAGAGGATGTTGTCGTCGGGCTTAATGACGTCAATGTGACCGCGACCAATGCCACTGCTCAAATTACTGCTGTCGCGCTGGATTATGCGATCCCTAAAGACACGACAGTGACCGAGTTCCGAGCGAAGCTGGGGGCGTCCGCTACCGTACGTGTGGCGGTGATGTCTGAAAACGATGGGATATTCACTGTCGTCGATGAGGTGTCGGTGAGCGGAGATGCTGGAGTCAATTCTTGGAAAATTGACCTCAGCGCGGCGGAGGGCCAGTATCTTGGGGCGATTTACCCCACAGGCACCTGCGGTTTCGCGGCGCCTACTGCAGCTTCCCTTAGCTGGTTTCCGGGTACACTTGTCGGCGACAGCTTCACTGCGGGAAGCGCCCGGAGCGAAATGCTCCTTATGGGATTTACGACGACACGCTACGGCGTGTCTGTGAACGGCCAGACGATCACACAGGTCGTCGAGACCATCACCGCGCCGGACGCCGAAGCGATAGTCGCCAAAAGCCCGTCGATCTCTGGCGTTCTAGCAGGGATCACGCAAACGACCAGCGCCGTGTTCGGGGCCTCGTCAGAGGAAATCGCTTCTGGCGGGGGCGGCGCCACCCTCAACGGGTCGACCTTGTACCGCATTCCAGACGTGGCCTACGAGGCGGGCGGTGTGCTTGTGTCCGCTGACGTGGACATGGTCCACGACGCTACTGTCACATTCTACACGTACACCCGGTCTGGCGATGATTTTGCAGTCCATTCGACCGTGGATGTCGCTCTAGCCACGGGCAACAACATTGGTGTCGCTATCGGCCTAGAGATCCCCGCTGGGGGCTACATCGGGGTTTGGTGTAACGGCGTAGATCGCTCCGGTGGGCAATGGGAGACAGGCGTATATGTGTCTTCATCTTCCGAGTTCGTGTCCGCATCTGCCCAGACGGAGGGCGATAAGGCTTTGGTTCGCTTCTACACGATCAATAAATCTCGCCGGGACTTCGGTGGTATTGTTGATGATGTGCTGTTCATGGGGGCGCACAGTAAACGACTGTCCGACATTATTGCCAGTGGCGGTGTAGGCTATTTTGGTGGGGCTGGGCAGTCCAATATGGAGGGCGCAGAGACGGCGATCACGACGCGCGCGCTCTACGGTGGGCTGACCTTCGCAGACGAAAACACGACGCTCGTTGCGGCAGCTGCACCCGCCGCCGGGGCGCTTGAAAGCCCGGTTCTCGGAGGCGTACAGGCTCTCAGAGAGTTTTGCATGGATGCAGGCTTGCCTGCCTATTCTGTCGAGCGACCAGCACCGTTTATCGCAGGTCGGGCTGCGACTGGCTCGACGGCGATTGCGGATATGTCCAAGGGCACCACACTCTACACCAACAACCTCGCGCAACTGCAAGCAGCCATAGACTACGCAGACAGCCTCTCACGGCCCCTCGCGCACTTCGGGCAGGCGTTTTTCCAAGGAGAGCGAGACACGACGGTCGGCACGGATATGGCCGAGTATAAGGCCGCTTTGATGGCTCTGGCCGCCGATTACGACACCGACAGCCGCGCCATTACCAAGGCCACGATCCCCGCATTGACCTTCTTTGTGCAGGTCACCTCCGCCGTGACCTATGGGGTGGACGGCTTCCTGCTCGCGGAAACACAGCGCGACGCCCATAAGGCGAGCGATCTTCTCTGTGCGGTGTGCCCTGAATATCATCTGGCTTTTGCCGATGACCGGCACCTGACAGCGGCGGGTAGCCGTCTCGCCGGTGCCTATCTTGCTCAGGCCATGAGCCGCTACGCGCTAAACGGCTGCCCACCCGAGCCGCTCCGGTGCGTGGATACCGTGCTCAACGGCAGCGATATCCAGCTGTATTACAGCTACCGGGGTTTGGTCTTGGACACGGTCGGTGTGCCAGAGCAGACACAATTTGGTTTCCGTGTTTTTGATGACCTTGGGGCGGAGGTCGGATGCACTGTATCGGTTTCCGGCAACGTGCTGTCCCTCACCCCGGCGACAGCCCCTGCGTCGGGGTGGTCGTGGACCTACGGTGATGTCGTCGATGCAGCGCTCAGCCCCTATACGGGCGGCGTCGGAAACCTGCGCACAGATCGGCACTCGTTCGAGTTTGACGGGCAGACAAATTACCACTGGGCATTGCTGGACAGCGGAGAGGTCGCGTGA